The following coding sequences are from one Devosia neptuniae window:
- a CDS encoding ABC transporter ATP-binding protein: MTYLRIENVDKHFDRGGVRSEVLKDVSLDIAQGEVISIIGHSGCGKSTLLNLIAGLTEVSSGGIQLEGREVNGPGPERAVVFQNHSLLPWLTVYENVNLAVAKVFGKTKTGAERHDWIMQNLDLVQMSHAKDKRPTEISGGMKQRVGIARALAMQPKILLLDEPFGALDALTRAHLQDAVMDIQKRLGSTMIMITHDVDEAVLLSDRIVMMTNGPSARIGEILPVPLERPRNRIELAGDRTYLKCREAVLKFLYERHRFVEAA, encoded by the coding sequence ATGACCTATCTCCGCATCGAAAACGTCGACAAGCACTTTGACCGTGGTGGCGTCCGCTCCGAAGTCCTCAAGGATGTCAGCCTGGATATCGCCCAGGGCGAAGTGATCTCGATCATCGGCCATTCCGGCTGCGGCAAGTCCACTCTGCTCAATCTCATTGCGGGCCTCACCGAAGTCTCCTCCGGCGGCATCCAGCTCGAGGGCCGCGAGGTCAACGGCCCCGGCCCCGAACGCGCCGTAGTGTTCCAAAACCATTCCCTGCTGCCCTGGCTCACCGTCTACGAAAACGTCAATCTGGCCGTCGCCAAGGTGTTCGGCAAAACCAAGACCGGCGCCGAGCGCCATGACTGGATCATGCAGAACCTGGATCTGGTGCAGATGAGCCATGCCAAGGACAAGCGCCCCACCGAGATTTCGGGCGGCATGAAGCAGCGCGTCGGCATCGCCCGGGCATTGGCCATGCAGCCCAAAATCCTGCTGCTGGACGAACCCTTCGGCGCGCTGGACGCTCTGACCCGCGCCCATTTGCAAGATGCGGTCATGGATATCCAGAAGCGCCTGGGCTCCACCATGATCATGATCACCCATGACGTGGACGAGGCCGTGCTGCTGAGCGACCGCATCGTCATGATGACCAACGGCCCCTCCGCCCGCATCGGCGAAATCCTCCCCGTCCCGCTGGAGCGTCCGCGCAACCGCATCGAGCTGGCCGGGGACCGCACCTATCTCAAGTGCCGCGAAGCGGTGCTCAAATTCCTCTACGAACGCCACCGCTTTGTGGAAGCTGCTTAG
- the ntrB gene encoding nitrate ABC transporter permease codes for MSANVQRLAPAATSEAKTAAEVFALPMPAARPGSWSKTLTSIAANVVPPLVVIALILVIWQILCATPGASLPAPSQVWADAGELIVSPFFDYGQGDIGLGLRVLTSLQRVAIGFGIAALVGVTVGAVIGQSIWAMRGLDPIFQILRTVPPLAWLPLSLAAFMDSAPSAIFVIFITSVWPVIINTAVGVRNIPQDYRNVARILQLNQVEFFFKIMIPAAAPYIFTGLRIGVGLSWLAIVAAEMLTGGVGIGFFIWDAWNSSRLSDIIVALVYIGVVGFILDRLVAAIGAFVTRGTSAN; via the coding sequence ATGTCCGCCAATGTTCAGCGCCTCGCTCCGGCCGCTACCTCCGAAGCCAAGACCGCAGCCGAGGTGTTCGCCCTGCCCATGCCCGCTGCCCGCCCCGGCTCCTGGTCCAAGACGCTGACCAGCATCGCCGCCAATGTCGTGCCGCCGCTGGTGGTCATCGCGTTGATCCTGGTCATCTGGCAAATCCTCTGCGCCACGCCTGGCGCCTCGCTGCCGGCACCCAGCCAGGTATGGGCCGACGCGGGTGAGTTGATCGTCAGCCCCTTCTTCGACTACGGCCAGGGCGATATCGGGCTGGGCCTGCGCGTGCTGACCTCGCTGCAACGCGTCGCCATCGGCTTCGGCATTGCCGCGCTGGTTGGCGTCACCGTGGGCGCCGTAATCGGTCAATCCATCTGGGCCATGCGCGGGCTGGACCCGATCTTCCAGATCCTGCGCACCGTGCCGCCCTTGGCCTGGCTGCCGCTCTCGCTCGCCGCCTTCATGGATTCCGCCCCCTCAGCCATCTTCGTGATTTTCATCACCTCGGTCTGGCCGGTGATCATCAATACGGCGGTGGGCGTGCGCAACATCCCGCAGGATTACCGCAACGTGGCGCGCATCCTGCAGCTCAACCAGGTCGAGTTCTTCTTCAAGATCATGATCCCGGCCGCTGCTCCCTACATTTTCACCGGGTTGCGCATCGGGGTGGGCCTCAGCTGGCTGGCCATCGTCGCCGCCGAAATGCTGACCGGGGGCGTAGGCATCGGTTTCTTCATCTGGGATGCGTGGAACAGCTCGCGCCTCTCCGACATCATCGTGGCGCTGGTCTATATCGGGGTCGTGGGGTTCATCCTCGACCGGCTGGTAGCGGCCATCGGCGCCTTCGTCACCCGCGGCACATCAGCCAACTGA
- a CDS encoding CmpA/NrtA family ABC transporter substrate-binding protein: protein MTLTTTRRSFLKGATATAATLLAAKALFPSGAFAQGPGPEVTSAKLGFIALTDSSPLIIASEKGLFAKHGVPDVQVLKQASWGATRDNLVLGGAANGIDGAHILTPMPYLMSAGTVTGGTPLPMSIIARLNLDAQAISVSQEYKDAGAGLDSSPLKAIFAERKAAGKEVNVAMTFPGGTHDMWMRYWLAAGGIDPTKEVSLITVPPPQMVANMKVGTMDAFCVGEPWNEQLVNQNIGFTATTTGEIWHHHPEKALSLRNDFIEANPVATQAILMAVMEAAQWADATENKEELAQILGKRPWFNIPAADVAGRLKGDINYGNGRLETATGLEMKFWKDHASYPFKSHDAWFLTENIRWGYLPGTTDINASVDAVNREDIWRAAAAALGIAAADIPEGTSRGVETFFDGKVFDPANPSAYLDSLAIKAMV from the coding sequence ATGACGCTAACGACCACCCGCCGCAGCTTTCTCAAAGGGGCAACGGCCACCGCCGCCACCCTGCTCGCGGCCAAGGCCCTGTTCCCCTCCGGGGCCTTTGCACAGGGCCCCGGCCCCGAAGTCACCTCAGCCAAGCTGGGCTTCATCGCGCTCACCGATTCCTCTCCGCTGATCATCGCCAGCGAAAAGGGCCTGTTTGCCAAGCATGGCGTGCCCGATGTGCAAGTGCTCAAGCAAGCCAGCTGGGGCGCCACCCGCGACAATCTGGTGCTCGGCGGCGCCGCTAACGGCATCGACGGCGCTCATATCCTGACGCCCATGCCCTATCTGATGAGCGCGGGCACCGTCACTGGCGGCACGCCTTTGCCCATGTCCATCATCGCCCGGCTCAACCTCGACGCGCAGGCGATCTCGGTCAGCCAGGAATATAAGGATGCCGGTGCGGGGCTGGATTCCTCGCCCCTTAAGGCGATCTTTGCCGAGCGCAAGGCGGCGGGCAAGGAAGTCAATGTCGCCATGACTTTCCCCGGCGGCACCCATGACATGTGGATGCGCTATTGGCTGGCCGCGGGCGGCATCGATCCGACCAAGGAAGTTTCGCTGATCACCGTGCCGCCTCCGCAAATGGTCGCCAATATGAAGGTCGGCACCATGGATGCCTTCTGCGTCGGCGAGCCGTGGAACGAGCAGCTGGTCAACCAGAATATCGGCTTCACCGCCACGACGACGGGCGAGATCTGGCACCACCACCCCGAAAAGGCACTGAGCTTGCGCAATGACTTCATCGAGGCCAATCCCGTCGCGACCCAAGCCATCCTGATGGCGGTGATGGAAGCGGCCCAATGGGCCGACGCCACCGAAAACAAGGAAGAACTGGCGCAGATCCTAGGCAAGCGCCCCTGGTTCAATATCCCCGCCGCCGACGTCGCCGGGCGCCTCAAGGGCGATATCAATTATGGCAATGGGCGGCTCGAAACCGCTACCGGTCTCGAAATGAAGTTCTGGAAGGATCACGCTTCCTATCCCTTCAAGAGCCATGACGCCTGGTTCCTCACCGAAAATATCCGCTGGGGCTATCTGCCCGGCACCACCGACATCAACGCCTCGGTCGATGCGGTCAATCGCGAAGACATCTGGCGCGCTGCCGCCGCGGCCCTCGGCATCGCCGCTGCCGACATTCCCGAAGGCACGTCGCGCGGCGTCGAAACCTTCTTTGACGGCAAGGTCTTCGACCCCGCCAACCCCTCGGCCTATCTCGACAGCCTCGCCATCAAGGCAATGGTCTGA